In the genome of Penaeus vannamei isolate JL-2024 chromosome 26, ASM4276789v1, whole genome shotgun sequence, one region contains:
- the LOC138866605 gene encoding uncharacterized protein: MGDRWDCSNHQGITLLSIPGKVLAHILLRCIRRQCNLDSLLIIGLKASLYTGTESAVKCGGGLSSFIPVSSGVRQGCVLAPTLFYTCMDWILGRAIVQCQCGATLGNIKVNDLDVADDVAILAKSLESLVTKIQDVGDLLEPVQSDQEVSKRMGLAAGVMNSLIKSIWRCRYLCRRT, encoded by the exons atgggggaccgatgggactgcagcaatcaccaaggcatcacactgctcagtataccaggcaaggttcttgcccacatccttctgagatgtatcagacgCCAGtgtaatctggattcactcctg ATTATTGGACTAaaagcaagtctgtatactggtactgaaagtgcagtTAAGTGTGGTGGGGGCTTGTCGAGTTTcattcctgttagttcaggagtgaggcaaggctgtgtccttgcaccaactcttttctacacttgcatggactggatactgggcagagctattgttcaatgtcaatgtggagcaactcttggcaatatcaaggttaacGACCTTGAcgttgctgatgacgttgccattctagctaagtccttggaatccttagt gaccaagatccaggacgttggagacttgctagaacctgttcagtcagacCAGGAAGTTAGCAAACGGATGggcctggcagcaggagtcatgaactctctcatcaagagtatttggagatgccggtacctgtgcagaaggacctag